In the genome of Roseimicrobium gellanilyticum, one region contains:
- the ptsP gene encoding phosphoenolpyruvate--protein phosphotransferase — protein MSETLTLVAPLSGVIYPLERVPDPVFAQKLVGDGLSIDPTDSCLRAPCAGEVVHIHPASHALTIRAKDGVEVLMHIGIDTVALKGTGFTPKVKAGDRVEAGAPLIEFDLDEVATHAKSLLTQIIIANGETVSGMERASGSVKAGADGFLKLTLANGNAPGVTGGGAAVTSDAILIPNKTGLHARPAAVLANVAKSFQSEIKLQLNDRTANARSITAIMALEASRGDKVIVVAKGADAKEAVAKLSKLIAEGLGDEGCCPAPAPATTTTDKLSEPPPQRRSTNPNELLGVSASPGLAVGNVFQVQRADIAVKEEGSGVEQEKARLSDAIARARAQLDALRAQLHAKADPAKAAIFAAHAELLDDPDFLDIANSTIAKGKSAAFAWKSAAKLHAERLASLRNELLAQRANDVRDVGWRVLELLTGVSRQLPSYPENSILIAEDLTPSDTATMERGRVVGFATVRGGATSHVAILARSLDIPAIAGIEPAALDVAAGTPVVLDGSKGSLLLHPPPQEVERIRQRQARNEKRRKEDIAHALQPAVTSDGHRVAVFANIGGVKDAGQIVDVGGEGVGLLRSEFLFMDRSAAPSEDEQTESYTAVIRALGKEKHVIIRTLDVGGDKPLPYLPIPKEDNPFLGERGIRVGLDRPEVLRTQLRALLRASKEGVLHVMFPMIATVQELRDAKAMLAEESKALGIPPFPCGIMVEVPAVAVMAETFATEADFFSIGTNDLTQYTLAMDRGHPKLAPKVDALNPAVLRLIAQTIEGAQAHKRLTGICGGIAGDPHAVPILVGLGVDELSVSIPAIPTVKAQIRRLNLSDCQKLAKRALDCTTAEEVRALMPDLED, from the coding sequence ATGTCTGAAACCCTTACTCTCGTGGCACCGCTGTCCGGTGTCATCTATCCGCTCGAGCGCGTCCCCGATCCCGTCTTCGCACAGAAGCTCGTGGGTGACGGCCTCTCCATAGACCCCACGGACTCCTGCCTGCGTGCCCCGTGTGCGGGTGAGGTGGTGCACATACATCCTGCGTCCCACGCGCTCACCATCCGGGCGAAAGATGGTGTGGAAGTGCTCATGCATATCGGCATCGACACCGTGGCGCTGAAGGGCACCGGATTCACTCCGAAGGTCAAGGCCGGGGATCGCGTGGAGGCTGGAGCACCGCTCATTGAATTTGATCTCGATGAAGTGGCCACACACGCGAAAAGCCTGCTCACCCAGATCATCATTGCCAATGGTGAAACGGTGAGCGGCATGGAGCGTGCCTCAGGCTCGGTAAAAGCTGGTGCGGACGGATTTCTGAAACTCACCCTCGCCAATGGCAATGCTCCAGGCGTGACCGGGGGAGGTGCAGCAGTCACATCCGATGCCATCCTCATTCCCAACAAGACCGGCTTGCATGCCCGACCCGCCGCGGTGCTGGCAAATGTGGCCAAGAGTTTCCAGAGCGAGATCAAACTCCAGCTCAACGACCGCACGGCAAATGCACGCAGCATCACGGCAATCATGGCCCTGGAGGCATCCCGTGGGGACAAGGTGATCGTAGTGGCCAAGGGTGCCGATGCGAAGGAAGCCGTGGCGAAACTGAGCAAGCTCATCGCCGAAGGTCTGGGAGACGAAGGCTGCTGCCCGGCTCCAGCGCCAGCCACCACGACGACGGACAAGCTCTCCGAGCCACCACCCCAGCGTCGCAGCACCAACCCAAATGAGCTGCTGGGTGTATCCGCATCCCCGGGGCTTGCCGTGGGAAATGTCTTCCAAGTGCAGCGCGCGGACATTGCCGTGAAGGAAGAAGGCAGCGGGGTGGAGCAGGAGAAAGCAAGGCTCTCTGACGCCATCGCCAGGGCACGCGCGCAGCTCGACGCGCTCCGTGCACAGCTTCATGCAAAGGCCGATCCCGCCAAGGCAGCCATCTTCGCCGCACACGCGGAACTGCTGGACGATCCTGACTTTCTCGACATCGCCAACTCTACCATCGCCAAGGGCAAGAGCGCTGCCTTCGCCTGGAAGAGTGCGGCAAAGCTGCATGCCGAGCGCCTGGCATCCTTGCGCAATGAACTGCTCGCACAGCGCGCCAATGATGTACGCGATGTGGGCTGGCGTGTGCTGGAACTCCTCACCGGAGTGAGTCGCCAGCTGCCTTCATATCCGGAGAACTCCATTCTCATCGCGGAAGATCTCACGCCCTCGGACACAGCTACGATGGAACGTGGACGTGTGGTGGGGTTTGCCACCGTACGCGGTGGCGCGACCTCGCATGTGGCCATTCTGGCTCGCTCGCTGGATATTCCCGCCATCGCGGGCATCGAGCCTGCGGCCCTTGATGTCGCAGCGGGCACTCCAGTAGTCCTCGATGGCAGCAAGGGCTCCCTGCTTCTCCATCCACCACCTCAGGAGGTGGAGCGCATCCGTCAGCGGCAGGCGCGGAATGAAAAACGCCGCAAAGAGGACATCGCTCACGCTTTGCAGCCCGCTGTCACCAGCGACGGACATCGCGTGGCTGTCTTCGCCAACATCGGTGGCGTGAAGGACGCAGGACAGATCGTGGACGTCGGCGGTGAAGGCGTGGGACTGCTGCGCTCGGAGTTCCTCTTCATGGATCGCTCCGCCGCACCCAGCGAGGATGAGCAGACCGAGAGCTACACCGCGGTGATTCGCGCCCTGGGAAAAGAGAAGCATGTCATCATCCGCACGCTCGACGTCGGAGGAGACAAGCCCCTTCCCTATCTCCCCATTCCGAAGGAGGACAATCCCTTCCTGGGAGAACGCGGCATCCGGGTGGGCCTCGATCGACCGGAGGTCCTGCGCACGCAGCTTCGCGCCCTGCTGCGTGCCTCCAAGGAAGGAGTGCTGCATGTCATGTTCCCCATGATCGCGACGGTGCAGGAGCTGCGCGACGCAAAGGCCATGCTGGCGGAAGAGTCCAAGGCACTGGGCATCCCCCCCTTCCCCTGTGGCATCATGGTGGAGGTGCCCGCAGTCGCCGTCATGGCGGAGACCTTTGCCACGGAGGCGGACTTCTTCTCCATTGGCACCAATGACCTCACGCAATACACGCTCGCGATGGATCGCGGCCACCCCAAGCTCGCGCCGAAGGTCGATGCGCTGAACCCAGCTGTGCTGCGCCTCATCGCACAAACCATTGAGGGTGCACAGGCTCACAAGCGACTCACAGGCATCTGCGGTGGCATCGCCGGAGATCCCCATGCCGTGCCCATCCTGGTCGGACTTGGGGTCGATGAGCTGAGTGTGAGCATCCCCGCCATTCCTACAGTGAAGGCGCAGATCCGCAGGCTCAATCTCTCTGATTGCCAGAAACTCGCCAAACGCGCTCTCGACTGCACCACTGCGGAGGAAGTCCGCGCCTTGATGCCCGACCTTGAAGACTAA
- the ptsG gene encoding PTS glucose transporter subunit IIBC codes for MFNINFKGAFSLLQKIGKCMMLPVAVLPVAGILLGVGSANFSWLPESLSLIMAKSGDAIFGNLPLLFAIGVAIGLTDNDGVAALAGTTGYVVFLAALGVCADMRGLEVKPIMGIPSVDTGVFGGIIVGMIAATCFNRFYKVQLPAYLGFFAGKRSVPIITSFAVIFVGAILSFIWPPIGDAIKEFSNWAAHGRPALAFTIYGVVERALIPFGLHHVWNVPFFFEAGSYTDPVTGNVVKGEIARFISGDPTAGNMTGGYLFKMWGLPAAAIAMWRAARPENRAKVGGIMFSAALTAFLTGITEPIEFAFLFVAPVLYGIHAILAGLAYFICIALGIKHGFTFSHGFIDYVVLFPKSHHALWLFVLGPIWAGIYYTVFTVAIRKFNLATPGREVEDEAAKAARSASGSFALQLIRAFGGRSNIASLDACITRLRVKLNDVTKVNAEKLKALGAAGVVVVGDGVQAIFGTQSENLKTEMEEYLKTAGPEADELETPSPVKGPAAPAGVVSKLRDPDAARKAAAWLAALGGAENVERVDACAETRLRVVLRDESRANESSLVASGVEAVIKVSAKTLHLLAGLNADQYAAELRGQLAAPGAA; via the coding sequence ATGTTCAACATCAACTTCAAAGGCGCCTTCTCGCTGCTGCAGAAAATCGGGAAGTGCATGATGCTGCCCGTCGCCGTGCTGCCTGTCGCGGGCATCCTGCTTGGCGTGGGCAGTGCGAACTTCTCCTGGTTGCCGGAAAGCCTCTCGCTGATCATGGCGAAATCGGGCGACGCCATCTTCGGAAACCTGCCCTTGCTCTTCGCCATCGGTGTGGCCATCGGGCTCACGGACAATGATGGCGTGGCTGCTTTGGCTGGCACTACGGGCTATGTAGTCTTCCTCGCCGCCCTGGGCGTGTGTGCGGATATGCGCGGACTGGAGGTGAAGCCCATCATGGGCATCCCATCTGTCGATACGGGGGTCTTTGGCGGCATCATCGTCGGGATGATCGCGGCCACCTGTTTCAACCGGTTCTACAAGGTCCAACTCCCCGCGTATCTGGGCTTCTTCGCGGGCAAACGCTCCGTCCCCATCATCACGTCCTTCGCCGTCATCTTTGTGGGTGCGATTTTGAGCTTCATCTGGCCTCCGATTGGGGATGCCATCAAGGAATTCTCCAATTGGGCGGCACACGGCCGTCCCGCGCTGGCATTCACCATTTACGGAGTGGTCGAGCGCGCGCTCATCCCCTTTGGCCTGCATCATGTTTGGAATGTGCCCTTCTTCTTTGAGGCGGGAAGCTACACGGATCCGGTCACCGGCAATGTCGTCAAAGGAGAAATCGCCCGCTTCATTTCTGGTGACCCCACAGCGGGAAACATGACCGGCGGCTATCTCTTCAAGATGTGGGGCCTTCCTGCTGCGGCGATCGCCATGTGGCGCGCGGCGCGTCCGGAAAACCGCGCCAAGGTGGGCGGCATCATGTTCTCCGCAGCGCTTACTGCCTTCCTCACCGGCATCACGGAACCCATTGAATTTGCCTTCCTCTTTGTCGCGCCGGTGCTGTATGGCATTCATGCCATTCTCGCCGGGCTGGCTTACTTCATCTGCATTGCCCTGGGCATCAAACACGGCTTCACGTTCTCGCACGGCTTCATCGACTACGTGGTACTCTTCCCGAAGTCACACCACGCGCTGTGGCTCTTCGTGCTGGGGCCCATCTGGGCAGGCATCTATTATACCGTGTTCACCGTGGCGATTCGCAAGTTCAACCTCGCCACACCCGGTCGCGAGGTGGAGGACGAGGCTGCCAAGGCCGCCCGCTCGGCCAGCGGCAGTTTCGCTCTCCAACTCATCCGCGCGTTTGGTGGGCGCAGCAACATCGCCAGCCTCGACGCCTGCATCACCCGCCTGCGCGTGAAACTCAATGACGTGACGAAGGTGAATGCGGAGAAGCTCAAGGCCTTGGGCGCCGCTGGTGTGGTGGTCGTGGGCGATGGTGTGCAGGCCATCTTCGGGACACAGAGCGAGAACTTGAAGACAGAGATGGAGGAATATCTGAAGACGGCAGGACCAGAAGCGGATGAGCTCGAAACGCCCTCTCCCGTAAAAGGCCCGGCCGCACCCGCCGGCGTGGTCTCCAAGCTGCGCGACCCGGACGCCGCACGCAAAGCCGCCGCATGGCTTGCGGCCCTGGGTGGCGCGGAGAACGTGGAACGTGTTGACGCCTGTGCGGAAACCCGGCTGCGTGTCGTGTTGCGTGATGAGTCACGCGCGAATGAATCCTCGCTCGTCGCTTCGGGTGTCGAAGCCGTGATCAAAGTATCCGCAAAGACACTCCATCTCCTCGCGGGTTTGAATGCGGACCAGTACGCCGCGGAATTGCGCGGGCAGCTGGCGGCACCTGGGGCAGCATGA